Sequence from the Proteobacteria bacterium CG1_02_64_396 genome:
GGGAGGCTCGGGAATGGCTCCGATTCAAGCGCTGCTGATGGCGCTCTTCACCCAAAACGACCCCCGCCCCACCCTGTTTTATTACGGAGCGCGGACCCAAGCCGACCTCTACCGCTTGGATTGGCTCAACGACATGGCGACGGTCCATTCCAACTTCGAGTTCGTGCCGGTGCTCTCCCACGAACCCGAGGATTCGGGCTGGGGAGGACGGCGCGGTTTCGTCACCGACGCGGTGCTCGAAGACCAACCCGATCTGACCCCCTTCGAGGCCTACCTATGCGGCCCCCCGCCGATGATCGAGGCGGCGGTGGCGGGGTTTTCGGCACAGGGGCTCGATGCCGAGCGGATTCGCTTCGACGCGTTTTAACGTAAAACCTGCCATTGAGGCTGTGGGAGGCGACCTCTGTCGCCGAAGCGAAGCTGAGTTGTCGCTTCAAGGGATGATGGGGTGGGTGCTGGATGCGCCTTTCCTCTTCATTCGCGGACAGAGGTCAGCTCCCACAGCCTCGATGCGGACATCGATGTTGGAAAACCGCTGGCTTCCCTAACCCTCCCCTACGGAGGCCCCATGCCCCCCCCATTGATCCTCGCCTCGACATCACCCTACCGCCGCACTTTGCTCGCCCGCTTGACCCCCGAGTTCGAGGCGATCTCCCCCGGGGTCGACGAGGGGCGCAGGCGCAACGAGGAGGCGGGGCATCTGGTGGCGCGGCTGGCCAAAGAAAAGGCCGAGGCGGTGGCGGCGCGCCATCCCGAAGCGGTGGTGATCGGGGCCGATCAGGCGGCGGTGACCGAAAGCGGGGCGATCCTGGGTAAACCGGGCAGTCGGGTCGGGGCCATCGCCCAGTTGGCGGGACTCTCGGGAACCACCGTGCGCTTTCTTTCGGCGGTCCATGTGGTTGGCCCCATCGGCGAAGAGGGGTGGATCGTTCCGACCGAGGTCGACTTTCGCACCCTGGAACTCGACGAGA
This genomic interval carries:
- a CDS encoding septum formation protein Maf — its product is MPPPLILASTSPYRRTLLARLTPEFEAISPGVDEGRRRNEEAGHLVARLAKEKAEAVAARHPEAVVIGADQAAVTESGAILGKPGSRVGAIAQLAGLSGTTVRFLSAVHVVGPIGEEGWIVPTEVDFRTLELDEIKRYVDRDEPFDCAGGFKIESLGVALMERVVQDDPTALEGLPLISLAAALRRQGLTIP